From Novosphingobium resinovorum, the proteins below share one genomic window:
- a CDS encoding retropepsin-like aspartic protease family protein — protein sequence MIDPSTMDLADILNFLAGQPLLALAFAGIVASVIGGMLRRPLPLLGSLLRGVGNLGLLAAMLLTIAQVTRLTTGTDFALPQFGIERQSVAGGETRVPMQPDGHFWISATVNGVKRDFLVDTGATLTAISPATAQEARLKANPLNRSVLMRTANGTVEAQLAVIDELRMGSVVAREIDAVVAPGLGDANVIGMNLLSRLASWRVEGKTLILVPHHPQDVQQN from the coding sequence ATGATAGACCCATCGACCATGGACCTTGCCGACATCCTGAACTTCCTTGCCGGGCAGCCGTTGCTGGCGCTTGCCTTCGCGGGCATCGTCGCGAGCGTGATCGGCGGAATGCTGCGTCGGCCGCTACCACTCCTCGGCAGTTTGCTGCGGGGGGTGGGTAACCTTGGTCTGCTCGCCGCGATGCTGTTGACGATCGCGCAAGTCACGCGCCTGACCACCGGCACCGATTTCGCCCTGCCTCAGTTCGGCATCGAGCGTCAGAGCGTCGCGGGCGGCGAGACGCGGGTGCCGATGCAGCCGGACGGGCACTTCTGGATCAGCGCCACGGTCAACGGCGTGAAGCGCGATTTCCTCGTCGATACCGGCGCGACGCTGACGGCGATCTCGCCCGCTACGGCGCAGGAGGCGAGACTCAAGGCCAATCCGCTCAACCGCTCGGTGCTGATGCGCACGGCTAACGGAACAGTGGAGGCCCAGCTGGCGGTGATCGACGAACTGCGCATGGGCAGCGTCGTCGCGCGCGAGATCGACGCGGTGGTGGCGCCGGGGCTCGGCGACGCCAATGTCATCGGCATGAACCTGCTGTCGCGGCTCGCCAGCTGGCGCGTCGAGGGCAAGACGCTGATCCTGGTGCCGCATCATCCACAGGATGTGCAGCAGAACTGA
- a CDS encoding retropepsin-like aspartic protease family protein: MNLDELTGFLIGQPLLSLTIAAILLAVAAGMIAAGNPRLGRIMRNCAYLGLIAALLLTVAELAGHNGRSEAALWLDATRPAEIVGKETVVAMRADGHFWVEAQLNGEPVEFLIDTGATYTGVSQRVAQRVGIQPDPEDRGMILETANGSIVARRGTADSLGFGGIEANALTVAIGPDTEVDTNVIGMNLLSQLAAWRVEGNRLILTPKTPSPRT; the protein is encoded by the coding sequence GTGAATCTCGACGAGCTGACCGGCTTCCTGATCGGGCAGCCGCTGCTGTCGCTGACGATCGCGGCGATCCTGCTCGCGGTCGCTGCCGGTATGATTGCCGCGGGGAACCCCCGGCTGGGGCGGATTATGCGCAACTGCGCCTACCTCGGCCTGATCGCCGCGCTGCTGCTCACGGTAGCGGAACTGGCTGGCCACAACGGCCGGTCAGAGGCGGCGCTCTGGCTCGACGCCACCCGCCCGGCAGAGATCGTCGGCAAGGAAACCGTCGTCGCCATGCGCGCAGACGGGCATTTCTGGGTCGAGGCGCAACTGAACGGCGAGCCGGTCGAATTCCTGATCGACACCGGGGCTACGTATACGGGCGTCTCGCAGCGTGTAGCGCAAAGGGTCGGCATCCAGCCCGATCCGGAGGATCGCGGCATGATCCTGGAGACCGCCAACGGCTCGATCGTCGCTCGGCGCGGCACGGCGGATTCGCTGGGCTTCGGCGGGATCGAGGCGAATGCCCTGACTGTCGCCATCGGCCCCGACACCGAGGTCGATACCAACGTCATCGGCATGAACTTACTTTCGCAGCTGGCAGCCTGGCGGGTTGAGGGCAACCGCCTCATTCTGACGCCGAAAACCCCATCGCCCCGGACCTGA
- a CDS encoding cysteine desulfurase family protein codes for MALPNIYLDHAATTPMMPCARDAWLEGAAIWANPSSPHAAGRGARAALEDARARVKAALDWQGEVIFTSGASEALALGLGRAKAERRLVSAVEHDAVFRAAPDAQVIPVREGEVDREALAAALAGAGRAVVAVQSVNSETGTALLSYADNLLAEQVRESGGLFLADCSQSAGKSALPDADMVVLSAHKLGGPIGIGALLVRDFAMIEPSGGQERGYRAGTENLPGALGFAAALEAGGVESWATSAEQRFDFRNRLSEHGEVIQPGVQCWHIFAVAAPKISATAMLIRMDAKGFAISAGSACSSGTLKQSRVLQGFGIDPDTAKRTVRISLGWSTTPDELDAFAQAWAEVNA; via the coding sequence ATGGCCCTCCCGAACATCTATCTCGACCACGCGGCGACCACGCCGATGATGCCCTGTGCACGCGACGCCTGGCTGGAGGGAGCGGCGATCTGGGCCAATCCGTCGAGCCCCCACGCGGCCGGTCGCGGTGCCCGCGCGGCGCTGGAGGATGCCCGCGCGCGGGTTAAGGCGGCGCTGGACTGGCAGGGCGAGGTGATCTTCACTTCGGGTGCCAGCGAGGCGCTGGCGCTGGGTCTCGGCCGGGCCAAGGCGGAGCGGCGTCTGGTCTCGGCGGTGGAGCATGATGCGGTATTCCGCGCGGCGCCGGATGCGCAGGTCATTCCCGTCCGCGAGGGCGAGGTGGATCGCGAGGCGCTTGCCGCTGCGCTTGCCGGGGCTGGACGGGCGGTGGTCGCGGTTCAATCGGTCAATTCCGAGACGGGGACGGCGCTGCTGTCCTATGCGGACAATCTATTGGCGGAGCAGGTGCGTGAGAGTGGCGGCCTGTTCCTTGCCGATTGCTCGCAGTCGGCGGGGAAGTCCGCTTTGCCCGATGCCGACATGGTGGTGCTTTCGGCGCACAAGCTGGGCGGCCCGATCGGCATTGGGGCGCTGCTGGTGCGCGACTTCGCGATGATCGAGCCCAGCGGCGGTCAGGAGCGCGGCTACCGCGCGGGGACTGAGAACCTGCCGGGCGCGCTGGGTTTCGCGGCGGCGCTGGAGGCGGGCGGCGTCGAAAGCTGGGCCACCAGCGCGGAGCAGCGCTTTGATTTCAGGAACCGACTGTCCGAACATGGGGAAGTAATCCAGCCCGGCGTGCAATGCTGGCACATCTTCGCCGTTGCCGCGCCTAAGATTTCTGCGACGGCAATGCTGATCCGCATGGATGCCAAGGGTTTCGCGATCTCGGCCGGAAGCGCCTGTTCGTCGGGCACGCTCAAGCAGAGTCGGGTGCTGCAGGGCTTCGGTATCGATCCCGATACGGCAAAGCGCACGGTCCGCATCTCGCTGGGCTGGAGCACGACGCCCGACGAACTGGACGCCTTCGCACAGGCCTGGGCCGAGGTGAACGCATGA
- a CDS encoding MlaA family lipoprotein, producing the protein MSLTAAAVAVMISAVAPEAGVPTGGGPVPVSQPATTSDSAMPAADTVPPTVVPVQGVPTDVPISPPATSGTIAIPGDAPIIVPPAVAPTVPDAVGTDTGPDIVVTRRRRAPPGDPLEKINIQSFAVTQAVDAAVIEPVAKAYNKGLPKPVRQGLRNFFSNLGEPVVFIAYLLELKPGKAAETAGRFAINSTIGVAGLVDMAKRKPFNLPYRPNGFADLLGYYGIGPGPFFYLPIIGPTTLRDVIGDTVDKAFLPVVVGSPFNKAVVATPSVILDQLGERAAFDEEINSIRKEDDPYTTYRELYLRQRKAEIDALHGRVTPDVVPVYGPGMKTAGGKAKPSKAVAPQAPAAESTVPEATTPEAVAPKTSTPETAAPLIVPETVQP; encoded by the coding sequence ATGAGCCTCACTGCCGCCGCTGTCGCGGTGATGATAAGTGCCGTCGCCCCCGAAGCCGGTGTTCCGACGGGCGGGGGGCCGGTTCCCGTATCGCAGCCCGCCACAACGTCCGACAGCGCTATGCCGGCCGCCGACACCGTCCCGCCAACGGTTGTGCCGGTACAAGGTGTCCCGACCGATGTGCCGATATCGCCGCCTGCGACTAGCGGCACCATCGCGATACCCGGCGATGCGCCGATCATCGTGCCTCCCGCCGTGGCACCGACCGTCCCGGACGCCGTTGGCACCGATACCGGACCGGACATCGTCGTCACCCGCCGCAGACGGGCGCCTCCCGGCGATCCCCTGGAAAAGATCAACATCCAGTCGTTCGCGGTGACTCAGGCCGTCGATGCGGCCGTGATCGAACCCGTCGCCAAGGCCTACAACAAGGGGCTCCCCAAGCCCGTGCGGCAGGGCCTGCGCAATTTCTTCTCGAATCTCGGCGAACCGGTGGTGTTCATCGCGTATCTGCTGGAGCTCAAACCCGGGAAAGCCGCGGAAACGGCGGGCCGCTTCGCGATCAACAGCACGATCGGCGTGGCAGGCCTCGTCGACATGGCCAAGCGCAAGCCGTTCAATCTGCCTTACCGCCCCAACGGATTCGCCGATCTCCTCGGGTATTACGGGATCGGCCCGGGGCCGTTCTTCTATCTGCCGATCATCGGCCCGACCACGCTGCGCGACGTGATAGGCGATACCGTGGACAAGGCATTCCTGCCCGTGGTGGTGGGTAGTCCTTTCAACAAGGCGGTGGTGGCGACCCCTTCGGTCATCCTCGACCAACTAGGCGAACGCGCTGCCTTCGATGAGGAAATCAACAGCATCCGTAAGGAAGACGACCCTTACACGACATACCGTGAACTTTACCTGCGCCAACGCAAGGCCGAGATCGACGCGCTGCACGGGCGGGTCACGCCGGACGTCGTGCCGGTCTACGGCCCGGGCATGAAGACGGCAGGGGGCAAGGCGAAGCCTTCGAAGGCAGTGGCCCCGCAAGCGCCGGCGGCCGAGAGCACCGTTCCGGAGGCAACGACGCCGGAAGCCGTCGCCCCGAAGACGAGCACGCCGGAAACTGCAGCGCCGCTCATCGTCCCGGAAACCGTGCAGCCCTAG
- a CDS encoding 2Fe-2S iron-sulfur cluster-binding protein, protein MVDVLFVNIDGSRVSAQAEPGSRLLEVAQNAGMPLEGTCEGQMACSTCHVIISPDWFDKLVPASDDEEDMLDLAAGVTRTSRLSCQIQLTDALDGIAVRIPGVVRDMQIG, encoded by the coding sequence TTGGTTGATGTCCTGTTTGTGAATATCGACGGATCGCGGGTTTCGGCGCAGGCCGAGCCGGGATCGCGCCTGCTGGAAGTGGCTCAGAACGCCGGGATGCCGCTCGAAGGAACGTGCGAGGGCCAGATGGCCTGCTCGACCTGCCACGTGATCATTTCGCCCGACTGGTTCGATAAGCTGGTCCCGGCTTCGGACGACGAGGAGGACATGCTCGACCTCGCCGCCGGGGTGACGCGCACCAGCCGGCTCTCCTGCCAGATCCAGCTGACGGATGCGCTGGACGGGATCGCGGTGCGCATCCCCGGCGTCGTCAGGGACATGCAGATCGGCTGA
- a CDS encoding cysteine desulfurase family protein, whose product MIYLDYQATTPLAPEAREAMLPWLAGPEWERGAGGFANPHSPHRPGRAAAAAVEVARAQVAALMPPGGRVIFTSGATEAINLAILGSGASRLAVSAIEHAAVLDTARSVDADLTVLPVDSEGLVDGEVPMGNADLVAVMQVNNEIGTVQPVDRLAERAQAAGALFLCDAVQGVGKVRVPLGAAMVALSAHKFHGPKGIGALWLRDGLDLKPLIRGGAQEQGLRSGTLSPMLCAGFGAAAKLAKERMEEDAVHVAGLWERAREILSRWTLNGSATQRWHGNLNVRLDGLDVARLMSDLRDLAFSAGSACASGSGRPSHVLQALGLSDRDAKSSIRLGFGRYSELREIEDACARIEAAAAAQGV is encoded by the coding sequence ATGATCTACCTCGATTATCAGGCGACCACGCCGCTCGCCCCCGAAGCGCGCGAGGCGATGCTGCCCTGGCTGGCCGGGCCGGAGTGGGAGCGCGGCGCGGGAGGTTTCGCCAACCCGCATAGCCCTCATCGCCCGGGCCGGGCTGCTGCCGCCGCCGTCGAGGTGGCCCGCGCGCAAGTCGCCGCGCTGATGCCGCCGGGCGGCAGGGTGATCTTCACCTCGGGGGCGACCGAGGCGATCAACCTTGCAATCCTCGGCAGCGGTGCAAGCCGCCTCGCGGTCTCGGCGATCGAGCATGCGGCGGTGCTCGATACCGCGCGCAGCGTCGATGCCGACCTGACCGTGCTGCCGGTCGATAGCGAGGGTCTCGTCGACGGCGAGGTGCCTATGGGAAATGCCGATCTCGTCGCGGTTATGCAGGTCAACAACGAGATCGGAACCGTCCAGCCGGTCGACCGTCTCGCCGAGCGGGCGCAGGCTGCCGGTGCGCTGTTCCTGTGCGACGCGGTGCAGGGCGTTGGCAAGGTCAGGGTGCCGCTGGGTGCCGCTATGGTAGCGTTGAGTGCCCATAAATTCCACGGTCCGAAGGGCATCGGCGCGCTGTGGCTGCGTGATGGGCTCGACCTCAAACCACTGATCCGCGGCGGCGCGCAGGAGCAGGGACTGCGCTCGGGAACGCTGAGCCCGATGCTCTGCGCAGGCTTCGGCGCGGCCGCGAAGCTGGCGAAAGAACGCATGGAGGAGGATGCCGTTCACGTTGCCGGTCTGTGGGAGCGGGCGAGGGAAATTCTTTCACGCTGGACACTTAACGGATCGGCGACGCAGCGCTGGCACGGCAATCTCAACGTGCGCCTCGACGGACTGGACGTCGCGCGGCTGATGTCGGACCTGCGCGACCTCGCCTTTTCGGCAGGATCGGCCTGCGCCAGCGGATCGGGTAGACCGAGCCACGTGCTGCAGGCACTGGGTCTTTCGGATAGGGATGCCAAAAGCTCTATCCGTCTGGGATTCGGGCGATATAGTGAACTAAGGGAAATTGAGGATGCCTGCGCCAGAATAGAAGCCGCTGCGGCGGCGCAGGGAGTATAA
- a CDS encoding alpha/beta hydrolase — protein sequence MPAVIFPGPEGRLEGRFQPATRPRAPVAMILHPHPQAGGTMNDRITQHMYKTFVARGFATLRFNFRGVGRSQGSFDNGIGELSDAAAALDWVQSIHPEASTTWIAGYSFGALIGMQLLMRRPEIRGFISVAPPANMYDFSFLAPCPASGIIIQGTGDTVVTPNAVQKLVDKLRTQKHITIHHDEIPRANHFFEHETPELMRSVDNYLDMRLAPDCPIK from the coding sequence ATGCCCGCAGTCATCTTCCCCGGTCCCGAAGGTCGTCTCGAAGGTCGTTTCCAGCCCGCAACGCGCCCGCGCGCGCCGGTGGCGATGATCCTCCACCCGCACCCGCAGGCGGGCGGCACGATGAACGACCGCATCACCCAGCACATGTACAAGACCTTCGTGGCGCGCGGTTTCGCGACGCTGCGCTTCAACTTCCGCGGCGTCGGCCGCAGCCAGGGCAGCTTCGACAACGGCATCGGCGAACTGTCCGATGCGGCGGCGGCGCTCGACTGGGTGCAGTCGATCCATCCCGAGGCTTCGACCACCTGGATCGCGGGCTATTCGTTCGGCGCGCTGATCGGCATGCAGTTGCTGATGCGCCGTCCGGAGATTCGCGGCTTCATCTCGGTGGCGCCGCCGGCCAACATGTACGACTTCTCGTTCCTCGCGCCCTGCCCGGCTTCGGGCATCATCATCCAGGGCACCGGCGATACGGTCGTCACGCCGAACGCGGTGCAGAAGCTGGTCGACAAGCTGCGCACGCAGAAGCACATCACCATCCATCACGACGAAATCCCGCGCGCGAACCACTTCTTCGAGCACGAGACGCCCGAACTGATGCGCTCGGTCGACAACTACCTCGACATGCGCCTCGCGCCGGATTGCCCGATCAAGTAA
- a CDS encoding DUF4349 domain-containing protein, whose protein sequence is MRRSLLLPILLATAISGCGSEPASEQQATTVDIREEPPTAGQSAEGKKSEAISVSAPNAPRIAYIYEYGYRLPADRIAEVQRKQADMCERMGPTQCQILDMKQGSAEGNYASGSLSLAVAAPRARAFGAELGRVAGSAGGSQVSGGISGEDLSKQMVDTEARLRARTVLRDRLMEVLATRKGTVAELVEAERGVAQVNEEIDQARSWLAEMQNRVNFSRVNLTYEAGSPASGGFLAPIRGALGSVGSVLGTIVAMLIMLGAVAIPLGLVGLAIRWAVLRWRGRSSAD, encoded by the coding sequence ATGCGCCGTTCGCTGCTGCTGCCGATCCTTCTCGCCACCGCGATTTCCGGCTGCGGCAGCGAGCCTGCTTCCGAACAGCAGGCGACCACCGTGGACATCCGCGAGGAGCCGCCGACGGCCGGACAGAGCGCGGAGGGCAAGAAGTCCGAAGCGATCTCCGTCAGCGCACCCAACGCCCCTCGCATCGCCTATATCTACGAATACGGATATCGCCTGCCGGCCGACCGCATCGCCGAAGTCCAGCGCAAGCAGGCCGACATGTGCGAGCGAATGGGACCGACGCAGTGCCAGATCCTCGACATGAAACAGGGTAGCGCAGAGGGGAACTACGCTTCAGGCTCGCTGTCGCTGGCAGTCGCCGCACCGCGTGCACGCGCTTTCGGGGCGGAACTCGGCCGGGTCGCGGGGAGCGCCGGTGGCTCCCAGGTGTCCGGCGGCATCTCGGGCGAGGACTTGTCGAAGCAGATGGTCGATACCGAAGCGCGGCTTCGCGCCCGCACGGTGCTGCGCGACCGGCTGATGGAAGTGCTCGCCACGCGCAAGGGCACCGTCGCCGAACTGGTCGAGGCCGAGCGCGGCGTCGCGCAAGTGAACGAGGAAATCGATCAGGCGCGCAGCTGGCTGGCGGAAATGCAGAACCGCGTGAACTTCAGCCGCGTGAACCTGACTTACGAAGCGGGATCGCCCGCTAGTGGCGGCTTCCTCGCGCCGATCCGGGGAGCGCTGGGCAGCGTCGGTTCGGTACTGGGCACGATCGTCGCCATGCTGATCATGCTGGGCGCAGTTGCGATTCCGCTGGGCCTCGTCGGCCTCGCCATTCGCTGGGCGGTGCTGCGCTGGCGGGGGCGCTCTTCGGCCGATTGA
- a CDS encoding DUF885 domain-containing protein has protein sequence MSHTSHSISRRSAIHLLAAGTAAAALPARAFATSPARPDAAALLDEIAWSLLDHVPESATGLGVDTGAHHALRSRMEDRSQAGRDAYAATLRKGLARIEAFNAKGLDHSTRTSIAVVKSAFATALEGFALPYGDVAVGGWRNTPYVVIQNVGAYLDAPRFLDADHPVNTPADADAWIARLSQLDDQLDGERGRIIDAAAKGLVPPDFLLDRAIAQMTSTIADARKDGGSLAASIAGRTGKMSGTWATDARRIIAADVMPALERQLAELQRQRGLAKSDPGMRERPQGSEYYAWALRASTTTRVPPEDVHQRGLQELAELHARMDPILKSLGYTTGTVGARMTALGEDKRFLFAEGDPGRAEILAFIQKRVDWIRAQMPRAFRELVPGNVEVRRLPLSEEPGAPTAYGGAGSKDGTVPGKMWINLRSTDLHRKYDLPTLVHHEAIPGHVWQGEYANRLPLIRSILAFNAYSEGWALYGEQLADELGAYDDDPVGRLGYLQSLAFRACRMVVDTGLHAKGWTREEAVRFFMEKNGNKREEVVNEVDRYCSWPGQACGYKMGHSQIVAQRKRAQDALGSAYDLRDYDQTIVDGGNVPLDVLAQNVSEYIATKKK, from the coding sequence ATGAGCCACACCTCCCATTCGATTTCCCGCCGTAGCGCGATCCACCTGCTCGCGGCCGGAACCGCCGCCGCCGCCCTGCCGGCCCGCGCTTTCGCGACTTCTCCCGCGCGGCCCGATGCCGCCGCGCTGCTTGACGAGATCGCCTGGAGCCTCCTCGACCACGTGCCCGAAAGCGCCACCGGGCTCGGAGTCGATACCGGCGCTCACCACGCCTTGCGTTCGCGCATGGAGGACCGCTCGCAGGCCGGGCGCGATGCCTATGCCGCCACCTTGCGCAAGGGCCTCGCCCGGATCGAGGCGTTCAACGCCAAGGGGCTCGACCACTCCACGCGCACCAGCATCGCCGTAGTGAAAAGCGCCTTCGCCACCGCGCTGGAGGGTTTCGCGCTGCCTTATGGCGACGTCGCGGTGGGCGGCTGGCGCAATACGCCTTACGTCGTCATCCAGAACGTCGGCGCCTATCTCGATGCCCCGCGCTTCCTCGATGCCGACCATCCCGTCAACACGCCTGCCGACGCCGATGCGTGGATCGCGCGCCTGTCGCAACTGGACGACCAGCTCGACGGCGAGCGCGGCCGGATCATCGATGCCGCCGCCAAAGGCCTGGTGCCGCCAGACTTCCTGCTCGACCGCGCCATCGCGCAGATGACCAGCACGATCGCCGACGCGCGCAAGGACGGCGGCAGCCTCGCCGCCTCGATCGCCGGGCGTACGGGCAAGATGAGCGGCACTTGGGCCACCGACGCCCGCCGCATCATCGCCGCCGACGTCATGCCTGCGCTGGAGCGCCAGCTTGCCGAACTCCAGCGCCAGCGCGGGCTCGCGAAGAGCGATCCCGGCATGCGCGAAAGGCCGCAAGGCTCCGAATATTACGCCTGGGCACTGCGCGCCAGCACCACGACCCGCGTGCCGCCCGAGGACGTCCACCAGCGCGGCCTGCAGGAACTCGCCGAGTTGCATGCCCGGATGGACCCTATCCTGAAGTCGCTCGGCTATACCACCGGCACCGTCGGCGCCCGGATGACCGCGCTGGGCGAGGACAAGCGCTTCCTGTTCGCCGAGGGCGACCCGGGGCGCGCCGAGATCCTCGCGTTCATCCAGAAGCGCGTCGACTGGATACGCGCGCAGATGCCGCGCGCCTTCCGCGAACTCGTGCCCGGCAATGTCGAGGTCCGCCGCCTGCCGCTCTCCGAAGAGCCCGGCGCGCCAACGGCTTATGGCGGCGCGGGCTCCAAGGACGGCACCGTACCCGGCAAGATGTGGATCAACTTGCGCAGCACCGACCTGCACCGCAAGTACGACCTGCCCACCCTCGTCCACCACGAGGCGATCCCCGGCCACGTCTGGCAGGGCGAATATGCCAACCGCCTGCCGCTGATCCGCTCGATCCTGGCGTTCAACGCCTATTCCGAAGGCTGGGCGCTCTACGGCGAGCAGTTGGCCGACGAACTCGGCGCCTATGACGACGATCCGGTCGGACGGCTGGGCTACCTGCAGTCACTGGCGTTCCGCGCCTGTCGCATGGTGGTGGACACCGGCCTTCACGCCAAGGGCTGGACGCGCGAGGAGGCGGTGCGCTTCTTCATGGAGAAGAACGGCAACAAGCGCGAGGAAGTGGTGAACGAGGTGGACCGCTACTGCTCATGGCCGGGTCAGGCCTGCGGCTACAAGATGGGCCACTCGCAGATCGTGGCGCAGCGCAAGCGCGCGCAGGATGCGCTGGGCTCGGCCTATGATCTGCGCGACTACGACCAGACGATCGTGGACGGTGGCAACGTGCCGCTCGACGTGCTGGCGCAGAACGTCAGCGAATATATCGCTACGAAGAAGAAGTAG
- the parC gene encoding DNA topoisomerase IV subunit A, with amino-acid sequence MVTTTDDESDPFDAIVDAPFDAALSERYLVYALSTITARSLPDLRDGLKPVHRRLLWAMRQLKLDPASAYKKSARVVGDVIGKYHPHGDASVYDAMVRLAQDFSLRYPLVQGQGNFGNIDGDNAAAYRYTEARLTKTAIQLMAGLDEGTVDFIPTYNGEESEPDIFPGIFPNLLANGATGIAVGMATSIPSHNVAEIIDATLLLIDNPHAEHAQLMEVFKGPDFATGGLVVDSPEAISHAYETGKGGFRVRARFSTGRGADGAWEETGIEKLGSGQWQLVVTEIPYMLPKGKLIEQIAALIGDRKLPILEDIRDESDEEIRLVLVPKSRNVDPELLKESLYKLTDLESRFSLNLNVLDSHRTPGVLGLKLLLSEWVYSQIDILLRRTRHRLEKIASRLELVAGYIIAYLNLDRIIEIIRTEDEPKPVMIAEFELTDRQAEAILNMRLRSLRKLEEMELRKEHEELLKEQDDLNKLLESPARQRTRIKRDLTNLRKDYAEDTALGRRRTTIAQATKTVEFSMDAMIEKEPVTVILSARGWIRAARGHVALDGDFKFKEGDGPAFAFHAQTTDKILIALDNGRFYTLGADKLPGARGFGEPIRTMVDIDAEAHIIEAIVYKPKAQLLLASNIGRGFAAEMDELLAETRKGRAVMSTKPGVTLTTVREIPAEHDHVAVVGDNRKLVIFSLEELPVMAKGQGVTLQRYRDGGMADVTTLRLEDGLSWTMGGESGRTRTEKDMALWKVARGAAGRLPPNGFPRDNKFQG; translated from the coding sequence ATGGTGACCACGACAGACGACGAATCCGATCCCTTCGACGCCATCGTCGATGCGCCCTTCGATGCGGCGCTGTCCGAGCGCTATCTCGTATATGCGCTGTCCACCATCACCGCGCGCTCTCTGCCGGACCTTCGGGATGGCTTGAAGCCGGTCCACCGCCGCCTGCTCTGGGCGATGCGGCAGCTCAAGCTGGACCCGGCCAGCGCCTACAAGAAGTCCGCCCGCGTCGTCGGCGACGTCATCGGTAAGTACCACCCGCATGGCGACGCCTCGGTCTACGACGCGATGGTGCGTCTCGCGCAGGATTTCTCCCTGCGCTATCCGCTGGTGCAGGGCCAGGGCAACTTCGGCAACATCGACGGCGATAATGCGGCGGCCTACCGCTACACCGAAGCGCGCCTGACCAAGACGGCGATCCAGCTCATGGCCGGGCTGGACGAGGGCACCGTCGATTTCATCCCGACCTACAATGGCGAGGAAAGCGAGCCGGACATCTTCCCCGGCATTTTCCCGAACCTGCTGGCGAATGGCGCGACCGGCATCGCGGTGGGCATGGCGACGTCGATCCCCAGCCACAACGTCGCCGAGATCATCGACGCCACGCTGCTGCTGATCGACAATCCCCATGCCGAGCATGCGCAGTTGATGGAGGTCTTCAAAGGCCCCGACTTTGCGACCGGCGGCCTCGTTGTCGACAGCCCCGAGGCGATCAGCCATGCTTACGAGACCGGCAAGGGCGGTTTTCGCGTGCGGGCGCGTTTCTCGACCGGACGCGGTGCGGACGGAGCGTGGGAAGAGACCGGCATCGAAAAGCTGGGCTCGGGCCAGTGGCAACTGGTGGTCACCGAAATTCCCTACATGCTGCCGAAGGGCAAGCTGATCGAGCAGATCGCCGCACTGATCGGCGACCGCAAGCTGCCTATCCTGGAGGACATCCGCGACGAGAGTGACGAGGAAATCCGTCTCGTCCTGGTGCCGAAGAGCCGCAACGTCGATCCGGAACTGCTGAAGGAAAGCCTTTACAAGCTGACCGACCTCGAAAGCCGGTTCAGTCTCAACCTCAACGTGCTCGATTCTCACCGTACGCCGGGGGTTCTGGGTCTCAAGCTGCTGCTGTCGGAGTGGGTCTATAGCCAGATCGACATCCTGCTGCGCCGCACCCGGCACCGACTGGAGAAGATCGCCTCGCGCCTCGAACTGGTCGCGGGCTACATCATCGCCTACCTCAACCTCGACCGGATCATCGAGATCATCCGCACCGAGGACGAGCCCAAGCCGGTGATGATCGCAGAGTTCGAACTGACGGACCGCCAGGCCGAAGCCATCCTCAACATGCGCCTGCGCTCCTTGCGCAAGCTGGAAGAGATGGAACTGCGCAAGGAGCACGAGGAACTGCTGAAGGAGCAGGACGACCTCAACAAGCTGCTCGAAAGCCCGGCTCGCCAGCGCACCCGCATCAAGCGCGATCTGACGAACCTGCGCAAGGACTATGCCGAGGACACCGCGCTCGGCCGCCGCCGCACCACGATCGCGCAGGCGACCAAGACCGTCGAGTTCTCCATGGATGCGATGATCGAGAAGGAGCCGGTGACGGTGATCCTCTCCGCGCGTGGCTGGATCAGGGCGGCCAGGGGGCATGTGGCTCTGGATGGCGACTTCAAGTTCAAGGAAGGTGACGGCCCGGCCTTCGCGTTCCATGCGCAGACCACCGACAAGATCCTGATCGCGCTGGACAACGGGCGGTTCTACACGCTTGGCGCTGACAAGCTGCCCGGAGCGCGCGGTTTCGGCGAGCCGATCCGCACGATGGTCGATATCGATGCCGAGGCGCATATCATCGAGGCGATCGTCTACAAGCCGAAGGCGCAACTGCTGCTGGCTTCCAACATCGGGCGCGGCTTCGCGGCGGAGATGGACGAACTGCTCGCCGAAACCCGCAAGGGCCGGGCGGTCATGTCCACCAAGCCCGGCGTCACGCTGACGACGGTGCGCGAGATCCCGGCCGAGCACGATCACGTCGCGGTGGTCGGCGACAACCGCAAGCTGGTGATCTTCAGCCTCGAGGAACTGCCGGTCATGGCCAAGGGGCAGGGGGTCACGCTCCAGCGCTACCGCGATGGCGGCATGGCCGATGTGACGACGCTCAGGCTGGAGGACGGCCTCTCGTGGACCATGGGCGGCGAGAGCGGCCGCACGCGAACCGAGAAGGACATGGCGCTGTGGAAGGTTGCGCGCGGTGCGGCCGGGCGCTTGCCGCCGAACGGGTTCCCGCGGGACAACAAGTTCCAAGGGTAG